The proteins below are encoded in one region of Danio rerio strain Tuebingen ecotype United States chromosome 14, GRCz12tu, whole genome shotgun sequence:
- the LOC100329833 gene encoding uncharacterized protein, whose amino-acid sequence MSSNQRRPHFWSEEETDFLLQTLKEMNIDRYKDGRKHRNSLVFRKVCAKHREAGFARSCDQVKHRWKTLKSIYYKVKKRNYNNNNGEFKHYDTMEEIFGHRPSVITNQIEVDVDDKDGSPLSDSECFFFEDGECEDDDGVEDSKGGIQEIQSVKIESEPLILTQPSNESSTSTESYTPAQPITFTESINSAQPSTSQQPLVQGLFKPKRPCCVAMHTQYQDFLERMQQAQNTWLEHQLEQSHAREERLISRVLTEHTRSMETLVNQLFAGLKSLLPSQSNSNPQPVFTAPEILHTPPQPHANPAEPTTNISCHPEEHSGGQMSEAVKQPSE is encoded by the exons ATGTCAAGCAATCAAAGAAGACCACATTTCTGGAGCGAAGAGGAGACAGATTTCCTTTTGCAAACTTTAAAAGAGATGAACATAGACCGCTACAAGGACGGCCGGAAGCACCGCAACAGCCTAGTCTTCAGGAAGGTTTGCGCCAAGCACAGGGAGGCAGGATTTGCGCGCTCATGTGATCAAGTCAAACACCGCTGGAAAACCCTCAAATCTATTTACTATAAGGTCAAGAAACGCaactataacaataacaatgGGGAGTTTAAACATTATGATACGATGGAAGAAATTTTTGGGCACAGACCTTCGGTTATTACCAATCAAATTGAAGTTGACGTCGATGATAAAGACGGATCCCCCTTATCAGACAGCGAATGCTTCTTTTTTGAGGATGGTGAATGTGAGGATG atgaTGGAGTGGAAGACTCAAAAGGTGGAATTCAGGAAATCCAGTCAGTGAAAATTGAGAGCGAACCCCTCATCCTCACACAACCCTCAAATGAGAGCTCCACCTCTACAGAAAGCTACACACcagcccagccaatcaccttTACAGAGAGCATCAATTCTGCACAGCCGTCCACTTCCCAGCAGCCTTTGGTTCAAG GTTTGTTCAAGCCCAAAAGGCCTTGTTGTGTTGCGATGCATACCCAGTATCAGGACTTTCTAGAAAGAATGCAGCAGGCACAGAACACATGGCTGGAGCATCAGCTGGAACAGAGTCATGCGAGAGAGGAACGCCTTATTTCTCGAGTACTCACTGAACATACACGTTCTATGGAGACCTTAGTCAACCAGCTTTTTGCAGGGTTGAAAAGCCTCCTGCCATCTCAGTCCAATTCAAACCCCCAGCCTGTATTTACAGCACCAGAGATCCTCCATACACCACCTCAACCTCATGCCAACCCTGCAGAGCCGACAACAAACATCTCCTGTCATCCAGAAGAGCATTCAGGTGGCCAAATGTCAGAAGCTGTAAAGCAGCCTTCAGAGTGA
- the tmem129 gene encoding E3 ubiquitin-protein ligase TM129 (The RefSeq protein has 1 substitution compared to this genomic sequence), whose protein sequence is MDRPDATFTLAYVVFALCFVFTPNEFRSAGFTVQHMFSEWLGSEDISFIQHHIRRTTLTVLFHSFLPLGYYIGMCFAAPEQNLMYVHHASQGWQMYFGLSLVIQLLSCALAFYWSRRGWANHPICKALSVHALPQSSWRAVASSINTEFRRIDKFASGSPSARVIVTDTWVMKVTTYSLHVALHQDCHLTVTDSKHHSLSPDLNTPVQIVTITVGSINPRVKSFDIRLKSTEYAELQEKLHAPIRNAANVVIHLTMSELFLETFKSYVRMNVVYKCPSGQELEPCIGCMQVNANVKLLCLCQSDEGECQQCYCRPMWCLTCMGKWFASRQDQQQPETWLSSRVPCPTCRAKFCILDVCPIE, encoded by the exons ATGGACAGGCCGGACGCAACATTTACTCTGGCTTATGTTGTATTtgctttatgttttgtttttacaccaAACGAGTTTCGTTCGGCCGGTTTCACGGTGCAGCACATGTTCTCGGAGTGGCTGGGCAGTGAGGACATCAGCTTCATTCAACACCACATCAGGAGAACAACACTCACAGTGCTCTTTCACAGCTTCCTGCCGCTGG gATACTACATAGGAATGTGTTTTGCTGCCCCAGAACAGAATCTCATGTACGTCCACCATGCAAGTCAGGGATGGCAAATGTACTTTGGGCTTTCACTGGTCATCCAGCTTTTGAGCTGCGCCCTTGCTTTCTATTGGTCCAGACGTGGATGGGCAAATCACCCCATATGTAAGGCACTAAGCGTACATGCCTTACCACAGTCCAGCTGGCGGGCTGTCGCGTCCTCAATCAACACAGAATTTCGGCGCATCGATAAATTTGCTTCCGGTTCTCCAAGTGCAAGGGTTATCGTGACTGATACTTGGGTGATGAAGGTCACGACGTATTCTTTGCATGTTGCGTTGCATCAGGACTGTCATTTGACCGTCACAGACTCCAAGCATCACAGCCTATCACCTGATTTAAACACACCAGTGCAAATCGTCACCATCACTGTTGGTAGTATCAATCCCAGAGTCAAGTCCTTTGACATAAG GCTGAAATCCACAGAGTATGCCGAGCTGCAGGAGAAACTGCACGCACCCATCAGAAACGCTGCCAATGTTGTCATCCATCTGACAATGAGTGAGCTCTTTCTGGAGACCTTCAAGTCATATGTGAGGATGAATGTTGTTTACAAGTGTCCAAGTGGCCAG GAGCTTGAACCTTGCATCGGATGCATGCAAGTTAATGCCAACGTGAAGCTTCTGCGTCTCTGCCAGAGCGATGAGGGCGAATGCCAGCAGTGTTACTGTCGCCCCATGTGGTGTCTGACATGTATGGGCAAATGGTTTGCCAGTCGACAGGACCAGCAGCAGCCGGAGACATGGCTGAGCAGCAGGGTCCCATGTCCTACTTGCAGGGCCAAGTTCTGCATCTTGGATGTTTGTCCCATTGAATGA